A part of Cannabis sativa cultivar Pink pepper isolate KNU-18-1 chromosome 6, ASM2916894v1, whole genome shotgun sequence genomic DNA contains:
- the LOC115695957 gene encoding uncharacterized protein LOC115695957: MCSAQPIQSTSNDKAFRPLLTKVLRNKLQAGNELRPRLAGRSGISGTEETRALDDPWMEDGFGISPVQKEQLASEYEMGKFLNCSI, encoded by the exons ATGTGCTCTGCACAGCCAATCCAAAGCACAAGCAACGACAAGGCGTTTCGACCTTTGCTTACCAAG GTCCTTAGGAACAAGTTACAAGCAGGAAATGAGCTTCGGCCAAGGCTTGCAGGCAGGTCTGGCATCTCTGGTACAGAAGAAACCCGAGCACTCGATGACCCCTGGATGGAGGATGGGTTTGGCATCTCTCCTGTTCAAAAGGAGCAATTAGCATCTGAATATGAAATGGGAAAATTTCTGAACTGCTCAATCTAA
- the LOC115694776 gene encoding uncharacterized protein LOC115694776, which yields MAMNHARLFRSRIVGNDEVSSVFRRTFAAGAKKKGAKGGAAGDAPKASILSKEVKSSTVVGANILKEGADPKVLADSEYPDWLFHLIDKRPALSELRRRNVETLPYEDLKRFVKLDNRARIKENNSIKAKN from the coding sequence ATGGCAATGAATCATGCTAGGTTGTTTAGGAGTCGAATAGTTGGCAATGACGAAGTGAGTTCAGTTTTCCGGCGAACGTTTGCAGCAGGAGCCAAAAAGAAGGGAGCCAAAGGTGGTGCGGCTGGAGATGCGCCAAAAGCATCCATTCTTAGTAAAGAAGTGAAATCTTCAACTGTAGTTGGGGCAAATATTCTCAAAGAAGGAGCTGATCCAAAAGTATTGGCAGATTCTGAATATCCGGATTGGCTATTCCATCTGATTGATAAGCGCCCTGCTTTGAGTGAATTGCGCAGGAGGAATGTTGAAACTCTCCCTTACGAAGATCTCAAACGTTTTGTGAAGCTGGACAACCGAGCAAGGATCAAGGAAAACAACTCTATTAAGGCCAAGAACTGA